From the Burkholderia mayonis genome, one window contains:
- a CDS encoding NAD(P)/FAD-dependent oxidoreductase → MEQFDVVVIGASVSGAPTAMHLARQGHKVLLIDRKQFPRDTLSTHFIWPRGVSYLKRWGIADPILNRTPHFTHMEVVIEGIRMFGSIPLQDIEQRFQKVHGDANGATNIYCGPRRLLLDHELVKAAVSAGADVRERVTFTRPVVDNGAITGIHAVTEQGTQIQANARLVIGADGRFSQFAKSVGAETTDYRSNSTFAYFGYFSGIDKDELTIRNRGRLGTAIFPTSDGTHMVLTYGPSAWWDEFRRDPEGNFFRTYEFCDPETAEMIRRGRREEPFKACGTMPAFQRKNIGGGWALLGDAGSFKDQVTAMGITHAFRDAELISGYVDQGLQGEMSLDQALDAYRAARLDDYERYFNFVCQTAEMRIRTRDELSELQEISEDSAKTDRFLAQFGDTHPLPDALSSPVSDVSLSTSDGDRSAVPGYQIPPYALPHASVMAPV, encoded by the coding sequence ATGGAACAGTTCGATGTCGTCGTCATCGGCGCTAGCGTATCTGGTGCGCCTACCGCTATGCACCTCGCGCGCCAGGGACACAAAGTGCTGCTCATCGACCGGAAACAATTCCCGCGCGATACGCTGTCGACCCATTTCATCTGGCCTCGGGGAGTATCTTATCTAAAACGCTGGGGCATCGCGGACCCGATTTTGAACCGAACTCCCCACTTCACACATATGGAAGTGGTAATCGAGGGCATTAGGATGTTCGGCTCGATCCCGCTTCAGGATATTGAACAACGCTTTCAAAAAGTGCACGGCGATGCAAACGGCGCGACAAACATCTATTGCGGACCGAGACGCCTTCTTCTCGATCACGAACTGGTCAAGGCGGCGGTGTCGGCTGGTGCCGACGTCCGGGAACGCGTTACTTTTACCCGCCCGGTAGTCGATAACGGTGCGATTACGGGCATTCATGCCGTAACCGAGCAAGGCACACAGATTCAGGCGAACGCGCGCCTGGTCATCGGCGCGGACGGGCGCTTCTCACAATTTGCAAAGTCTGTTGGTGCCGAAACCACTGACTATCGATCAAATTCAACGTTTGCCTATTTCGGATACTTCTCCGGCATCGACAAGGACGAGTTAACCATACGCAACCGCGGGCGCCTTGGAACAGCAATATTCCCGACATCAGACGGCACGCACATGGTGCTGACGTATGGGCCAAGTGCCTGGTGGGATGAATTCCGTCGCGATCCGGAAGGGAATTTCTTCAGAACATACGAATTCTGTGATCCGGAAACTGCGGAAATGATCCGCCGTGGCAGGCGCGAGGAGCCCTTCAAGGCATGCGGTACCATGCCGGCGTTTCAGAGGAAGAATATCGGCGGAGGCTGGGCACTCCTCGGCGATGCAGGTAGTTTTAAGGACCAAGTAACTGCCATGGGTATCACACATGCTTTTCGGGACGCTGAATTGATCAGCGGATACGTCGATCAGGGGCTACAGGGCGAAATGTCACTCGATCAGGCCTTGGACGCATATCGTGCAGCCCGCCTCGACGACTACGAACGCTATTTCAATTTCGTCTGTCAAACTGCCGAAATGAGAATTCGCACTCGCGACGAGCTGAGCGAGTTACAAGAAATCTCCGAAGATTCGGCGAAGACGGATCGATTCCTCGCGCAATTCGGTGATACTCATCCGCTACCCGATGCCCTTTCGTCTCCTGTCTCGGATGTGTCGTTGTCGACTTCAGACGGGGACAGGTCAGCGGTTCCCGGATATCAGATCCCGCCATATGCGTTACCGCATGCGAGCGTCATGGCCCCCGTGTGA
- a CDS encoding aminotransferase class I/II-fold pyridoxal phosphate-dependent enzyme, with product MSIIGDFASDLPGQNDIYKNTTGTLMMHLKRSGIRDVDIIAEQMDALRRKQLREGIYSFDSFSCLGSDASAPIATSLDETPHDCSIWSTNLYLGLNRHPKVVEEVVNAVRRMGTGCGTSAISGGMNVLHRKIETKLQHWLGKESVMLFPTGFTANMGALAALCQENDHVLIDDESHASIRDGIRLSPTRRWISFQHNSVDDLQRKLEISKRECAGKIVVVVESAYSMSGDICPLAEVVALKQRYDFLLYIDEAHSFGIYGEAGRGLCDQEGVTAQVDFIASTFSKATASIGGFIATERRFTSYFQWSANTYAFQACFTPADAAAVLAALEVIETEPGIARELHEKNRYMRSRLQNVGFDLRDSQTPIVPIYISDTGKLLKICFDLYKNGVFSVPVAYPMVAENDGRIRFIVNVRHTREQIDRTVDLLADLAVKHGLFETQPQSVVNE from the coding sequence ATGAGCATCATTGGCGACTTTGCTTCGGACTTACCAGGTCAGAACGATATCTATAAAAATACCACTGGAACATTGATGATGCATCTCAAGCGTTCTGGTATTCGAGATGTCGACATTATTGCCGAGCAGATGGACGCGCTGCGACGGAAGCAATTGCGCGAAGGTATATACAGTTTCGACTCGTTTTCCTGCTTAGGTAGCGACGCCTCGGCTCCCATCGCAACCTCGTTGGACGAAACTCCGCACGATTGTTCAATCTGGTCGACCAATCTTTACCTTGGACTGAATCGCCACCCGAAAGTAGTCGAGGAAGTCGTCAACGCGGTTCGCCGGATGGGCACCGGATGCGGAACATCGGCGATCTCTGGCGGCATGAACGTGCTGCACCGCAAAATCGAAACCAAGTTGCAGCACTGGCTAGGAAAGGAATCTGTCATGCTCTTCCCGACCGGGTTCACTGCAAATATGGGTGCGCTGGCAGCGCTGTGCCAAGAAAACGATCATGTGCTGATCGACGATGAATCGCACGCTTCCATCCGTGATGGCATTCGCCTGTCGCCAACTAGGCGCTGGATCTCCTTTCAGCACAATTCCGTCGATGATCTGCAACGGAAACTCGAAATTTCGAAACGGGAATGCGCGGGCAAGATCGTTGTGGTCGTTGAGTCAGCATATTCGATGAGCGGCGATATTTGTCCACTCGCAGAAGTGGTCGCGTTGAAGCAGCGCTATGATTTTTTACTGTACATCGACGAAGCCCATTCCTTCGGCATTTACGGTGAAGCAGGACGAGGACTTTGTGATCAGGAAGGCGTTACCGCTCAAGTCGATTTCATCGCGTCCACCTTTTCGAAGGCGACCGCCTCGATCGGTGGCTTCATCGCAACGGAGCGCCGCTTCACTTCGTATTTCCAGTGGAGCGCCAACACGTATGCATTTCAGGCCTGCTTCACGCCAGCGGACGCTGCGGCCGTGCTGGCTGCGCTCGAAGTAATCGAAACGGAACCTGGCATCGCTCGCGAGTTGCATGAGAAAAATCGTTACATGCGCTCTCGATTGCAGAACGTTGGTTTCGATCTGAGAGACAGTCAGACTCCGATTGTCCCGATCTATATATCGGATACTGGGAAGCTGCTGAAGATATGCTTCGATCTGTATAAGAACGGCGTGTTTTCGGTTCCGGTCGCCTATCCGATGGTAGCGGAAAACGACGGCCGTATCCGATTCATCGTGAATGTCAGACACACCCGCGAGCAGATCGACCGCACCGTCGATTTGCTCGCCGATCTCGCCGTCAAGCATGGACTGTTCGAAACTCAACCCCAATCGGTCGTGAACGAATGA
- a CDS encoding class I SAM-dependent methyltransferase encodes MKSKEAEQFGELSDLYEDMFEWPFRKHFEAPTVQKIVGNPQNLSIIDFGCGGGGYTRKFKKLGAKHITGYEPTDGMRDDASKRAEQEQLDINYVSELTPKLAGQFDVLLSIYVLPYATSPTQLDAMCTEMASLIRPSGRFIAVTINPDINPAPEYYERYGLRFMPSDPDKSHYSDCSRLTLDLNYRGYEGSVYAWYWGKASIENALNNAGIHSIVWHRLKALEFKSDLDIPGDLRPYHDWPHAIVIEGKKQANSAHIDEGDITRP; translated from the coding sequence ATGAAATCGAAAGAAGCTGAGCAATTCGGGGAACTATCCGACCTTTACGAAGACATGTTTGAGTGGCCGTTCCGAAAACACTTCGAAGCGCCTACTGTGCAGAAAATCGTTGGCAATCCACAGAACTTGTCCATCATCGATTTTGGATGTGGTGGTGGCGGCTATACTCGAAAATTTAAAAAACTTGGCGCTAAACATATCACCGGCTACGAGCCAACTGACGGCATGCGAGATGATGCTAGCAAGCGTGCAGAACAAGAGCAGCTTGATATAAATTATGTTTCGGAACTTACGCCGAAATTAGCTGGACAATTCGATGTCCTGCTAAGCATTTACGTTCTCCCGTACGCCACCAGTCCTACTCAGCTCGATGCCATGTGCACGGAAATGGCATCGCTTATCCGTCCAAGTGGTCGATTCATCGCCGTGACCATCAACCCAGACATCAATCCCGCGCCTGAATACTATGAACGGTACGGCTTGCGTTTCATGCCATCCGATCCGGATAAATCGCATTATTCCGATTGCAGTCGTTTGACACTCGATCTGAACTACCGAGGATATGAAGGCAGTGTTTACGCATGGTATTGGGGAAAAGCTTCGATCGAGAATGCCTTGAACAATGCAGGGATCCACTCGATCGTTTGGCATCGACTGAAGGCGTTGGAATTTAAAAGTGATTTGGATATTCCCGGCGATCTCCGCCCATACCACGACTGGCCTCACGCAATCGTGATCGAAGGAAAAAAACAAGCGAACTCGGCACATATCGATGAGGGTGACATTACGCGCCCCTAG
- a CDS encoding DUF2834 domain-containing protein, with translation MRGAWIYIVLSIAVAVSVAFPVFLIHRERALAAANRPVPETRSLRAGDVAGLVLIALFAIGYGVVALRRV, from the coding sequence ATGCGCGGCGCGTGGATCTACATCGTGCTGAGCATCGCGGTCGCGGTCAGCGTCGCGTTTCCGGTGTTCCTGATCCATCGGGAACGCGCGCTCGCGGCCGCGAACCGGCCCGTGCCGGAGACGCGCAGCCTGCGCGCCGGCGACGTCGCGGGCCTCGTGCTGATCGCGCTGTTCGCGATCGGCTACGGCGTCGTCGCGTTGCGGCGCGTCTAG
- a CDS encoding GMC oxidoreductase, translated as MKQQSYDYDYVVVGSGFGGSVSALRLSEKGYRVLVIEQGRRWTPDSLPATTWNLSRWQWRPALGLRGFFGMRFFKHVVVLNGNAVGGGSITYANTLLVPPDKVWREGSWAGLADWERVMPGHYATAKRMLGVVTNRRMDAADFRLKEMAKLIGVEKSFYPTDVGVFFGDDADAPGTRYADPYFGGEGPERTSCIGCGGCMVGCRHGAKNTLDRNYLYLAERRGAQVRAETKVVDVRPLDARADGAAGYAVEAISLAAGARGTKSRVTCRGVVFAASSLGTQDLLMRLKEKRSLPHLSGALGERVRTNAESLIGVRFPKSTVDLSKGVAIGSGIYIDEHTHIEATRYPSGSDTMGLLTTVLTRGAPAGLRPLMWLGALAKLLVTRPLTAIRMIDPRGFAHDTMIFLCMQTLEGHLTMRLKRRWFWPFSKQLATAGDKIPAYIPAANDFAEKAARAFGGVPMTSLTEILLNVPMTAHCMGGAAMARSRRDGVCDGRSRVFGYRNMYICDGSMLGANLGVNPSLTITALAEHAMSHVPAASAQRWDSIGEELAA; from the coding sequence ATGAAACAGCAGTCCTACGATTACGACTACGTCGTGGTCGGCTCCGGCTTCGGCGGCAGCGTGTCGGCGCTGCGCCTGTCCGAGAAAGGCTATCGCGTGCTCGTGATCGAGCAGGGCCGGCGCTGGACGCCCGACAGCCTGCCCGCGACCACGTGGAATCTGTCGCGCTGGCAATGGCGGCCCGCGCTCGGGTTGCGCGGCTTTTTCGGCATGCGCTTCTTCAAGCACGTCGTCGTGCTGAACGGCAATGCGGTCGGCGGCGGGTCGATCACCTACGCGAACACGCTGCTCGTGCCGCCCGACAAAGTGTGGCGCGAAGGAAGCTGGGCGGGCCTCGCGGATTGGGAGCGCGTGATGCCCGGGCACTACGCGACCGCGAAGCGGATGCTCGGCGTCGTCACGAACCGGCGAATGGACGCGGCCGATTTCCGGCTGAAGGAGATGGCGAAGCTGATCGGCGTCGAGAAGAGCTTTTATCCGACGGACGTCGGCGTGTTCTTCGGCGACGACGCCGACGCACCCGGTACGCGCTACGCCGATCCGTACTTCGGCGGCGAAGGCCCGGAACGCACGTCGTGCATCGGCTGCGGCGGCTGCATGGTCGGCTGCCGGCACGGCGCGAAGAACACGCTCGACCGCAATTATCTGTATCTCGCCGAGCGCCGCGGCGCGCAGGTGCGCGCGGAAACGAAGGTCGTCGACGTGCGCCCGCTCGACGCGCGCGCCGACGGCGCGGCGGGCTACGCGGTCGAAGCGATATCGCTCGCGGCCGGCGCGCGCGGCACGAAAAGCCGCGTCACGTGCCGCGGCGTCGTGTTCGCCGCTTCATCGCTCGGCACGCAGGATCTGCTGATGCGCCTGAAGGAGAAGCGCTCGCTGCCGCATCTGTCGGGCGCGCTCGGCGAGCGCGTGCGCACGAACGCCGAATCGCTGATCGGCGTGCGCTTCCCGAAATCGACCGTCGATCTGTCGAAGGGCGTCGCGATCGGCTCGGGCATCTACATCGACGAGCACACGCACATCGAAGCGACGCGCTATCCTTCGGGCTCCGACACGATGGGACTGCTGACGACCGTGCTCACGCGCGGCGCGCCCGCGGGGCTGCGCCCGCTCATGTGGCTCGGCGCGCTCGCGAAGCTGCTGGTGACGCGGCCGCTGACCGCGATACGGATGATCGATCCGCGCGGCTTCGCGCACGATACGATGATCTTCCTCTGCATGCAGACGCTCGAAGGACACCTGACGATGCGTCTGAAGCGCCGCTGGTTCTGGCCGTTCTCGAAGCAGCTCGCGACGGCCGGCGACAAGATCCCCGCGTACATCCCGGCCGCGAACGACTTCGCGGAGAAGGCCGCGCGCGCATTCGGCGGCGTGCCGATGACGTCGCTGACGGAGATCCTGCTGAACGTGCCGATGACCGCGCACTGCATGGGCGGCGCGGCGATGGCGCGCAGCCGGCGCGACGGCGTGTGCGACGGCCGCAGCCGCGTGTTCGGCTATCGCAACATGTACATCTGCGACGGTTCGATGCTCGGAGCGAATCTCGGCGTCAACCCGAGCCTCACGATCACCGCGCTCGCCGAACATGCGATGAGCCACGTGCCTGCCGCGAGCGCGCAGCGCTGGGACAGCATCGGGGAAGAGCTTGCCGCGTGA
- a CDS encoding FAD-dependent oxidoreductase, which produces MRDVDYLLVGGGIASVTAARLLRGEDASASIAILCGEPVLPYQRPPLSQEFLIGAEQAATITLHDAAFYASQCIDIVLGARAERLDLAKRIVRASNGAAFRYRKLLIATGATAKMPALPGVELDGVHVLHTIAQAETLKDAAAHARRATVLGGGFLGVEIAATLQTLGLQVTLVEHEPELMPTLRAPALASHFDALCKARGIDVLTRREVRRVLGAQRVEAVETSDGETRLCDLFVAAVGVTPNCGWLEGSGLALGDGVEVDAFLQTTDPNVFAAGDVAHFDDPIFGVRRRIEHWDNAMRQGKIVARNMLGHRLPYRDVSIFYGSVFGLSYNLLGYQAGVTETIERGSFDDRSYALLYLADDVLRAAFTIDRPAAEIAALNDAIRLRVNVAAQKAKLSDPNFPLDKLPVQTMLILQGGGALGAFECGAVKALEQHGVRPDVISAVSIGAFNGAIVASHPKGAVKALEAFWRDLSIALPSLYGSPWHQAWLSAYVLSFGVPNFLKPQWSQFGFGIDRLRAKWTSFFDATPIEKLVTRYVDFDSLGTSPTRLLISAVDVETGEPRIFDSYVDRLSPAHLLASGSLPPGMPWTVVDGRPYWDGGVISNSPLDLVIERCGQIGGHVFIIDLFSGTKTLPTNLVEVMLRREEITYMDRVRNDLRFEEYASDFGDLVDGILAHVDEQTANEIRQQPLYIRLMGNRAALDIARITLNRDGQLSFIEDYDFSSDAIAQLQKQGYDAALAALANGRANHRRKQRGA; this is translated from the coding sequence ATGCGTGACGTCGACTATCTGCTCGTCGGCGGCGGAATCGCAAGCGTCACCGCCGCGCGGTTGCTGCGCGGCGAGGACGCGTCGGCGAGCATCGCGATCCTGTGCGGCGAACCCGTCCTGCCGTATCAGCGCCCGCCGCTCAGCCAGGAATTCCTGATCGGCGCCGAGCAGGCCGCGACCATCACGCTGCACGACGCGGCGTTCTATGCGTCGCAGTGCATCGATATCGTGCTCGGCGCGCGCGCCGAGCGTCTCGATCTCGCGAAACGGATCGTGCGTGCGTCGAACGGCGCCGCGTTTCGCTATCGCAAGCTGCTGATCGCGACGGGCGCGACCGCGAAGATGCCCGCGCTGCCCGGCGTCGAGCTCGATGGTGTGCACGTGCTGCACACGATCGCGCAAGCGGAGACGCTGAAGGACGCGGCTGCGCACGCACGCCGCGCGACAGTGCTGGGCGGCGGCTTTCTCGGCGTCGAGATCGCCGCGACGTTGCAGACGCTCGGCTTGCAGGTGACGCTTGTCGAGCACGAACCGGAACTGATGCCGACGCTGCGCGCGCCGGCGCTCGCGAGCCATTTCGACGCGCTGTGCAAGGCGCGCGGCATCGACGTGCTGACGCGCCGCGAGGTGCGCCGCGTGCTCGGCGCGCAGCGCGTCGAGGCGGTCGAGACAAGCGACGGTGAGACGCGGCTGTGCGATCTGTTCGTCGCGGCGGTCGGCGTGACGCCGAACTGCGGCTGGCTCGAAGGCAGCGGCCTCGCGCTCGGCGACGGGGTCGAAGTCGACGCGTTCTTGCAGACGACCGATCCGAACGTGTTCGCGGCCGGCGACGTCGCGCATTTCGACGATCCGATCTTCGGCGTGCGGCGGCGGATCGAGCACTGGGACAACGCGATGCGGCAGGGCAAGATCGTCGCGCGCAACATGCTCGGCCACCGGCTGCCGTATCGCGACGTATCGATTTTCTACGGCAGCGTATTCGGGCTGTCGTACAACCTGCTCGGCTATCAGGCCGGCGTGACCGAGACGATCGAGCGCGGCTCGTTCGACGATCGCTCGTACGCGCTTCTCTATCTCGCCGACGACGTGCTGCGCGCCGCGTTCACGATCGACCGGCCGGCCGCCGAGATCGCCGCGCTGAACGACGCGATCAGGCTGCGCGTGAACGTCGCCGCGCAGAAGGCGAAATTGAGCGATCCGAACTTTCCGCTCGACAAGCTGCCGGTACAGACGATGCTGATCCTGCAAGGCGGCGGCGCGCTCGGCGCGTTCGAATGCGGCGCGGTCAAGGCGCTCGAGCAGCACGGCGTGCGGCCCGACGTGATCTCGGCCGTGTCGATCGGCGCGTTCAACGGCGCGATCGTCGCGAGCCATCCGAAGGGCGCGGTCAAGGCGCTCGAGGCGTTCTGGCGCGACTTGTCGATCGCGCTGCCGTCGCTGTACGGCTCGCCGTGGCACCAGGCGTGGCTGTCCGCGTACGTGCTGTCGTTCGGGGTGCCGAATTTCCTGAAACCGCAATGGTCGCAGTTCGGTTTCGGCATCGATCGGCTGCGTGCGAAATGGACGAGCTTCTTCGACGCGACGCCGATCGAGAAGCTCGTCACGCGCTACGTCGATTTCGATTCGCTCGGCACGAGCCCGACGCGTCTGCTGATCAGCGCGGTCGACGTCGAGACGGGCGAGCCGCGCATCTTCGACAGCTACGTCGATCGCCTGAGCCCCGCGCATCTGCTCGCGAGCGGCAGCTTGCCGCCCGGTATGCCATGGACCGTCGTCGACGGCCGGCCGTACTGGGACGGCGGCGTCATCAGCAATTCGCCGCTCGATCTCGTGATCGAGCGCTGCGGGCAGATCGGCGGACATGTGTTCATCATCGATCTGTTCTCGGGCACGAAGACGCTGCCGACGAACCTTGTCGAAGTGATGCTGCGACGCGAGGAAATCACGTACATGGACCGCGTGCGCAACGATCTGCGCTTCGAGGAATACGCGAGCGACTTCGGCGATCTCGTCGACGGCATTCTCGCGCACGTCGACGAGCAGACGGCGAACGAGATCCGCCAGCAGCCGCTGTACATCCGGCTGATGGGCAACCGCGCGGCGCTCGATATCGCTCGGATCACGTTGAATCGCGACGGGCAGTTGTCGTTCATCGAGGATTACGATTTTTCGTCGGACGCGATCGCGCAGTTGCAGAAGCAGGGCTACGACGCGGCGCTCGCCGCGCTCGCGAACGGCCGTGCGAATCATCGGCGCAAGCAACGCGGCGCGTGA
- a CDS encoding TraR/DksA family transcriptional regulator — protein sequence MAAFDEHQLQVLSDLLNACKQALQADVRTCEQHRADEPYANLAGQAPDEGDEANADLFVDVDHALIGMKLAELRDVDAALQRIARRSYGSCADCGQPIEYERLLARPTALRCASCQHAHERQFATQPRSSL from the coding sequence ATGGCAGCGTTCGACGAGCATCAACTCCAGGTTCTGAGCGATCTGTTGAACGCGTGCAAGCAGGCGCTGCAGGCGGACGTGCGCACGTGCGAGCAGCATCGCGCCGACGAGCCGTACGCGAATCTCGCGGGCCAGGCGCCCGACGAAGGCGACGAGGCGAACGCGGATCTGTTCGTCGACGTCGACCACGCGCTGATCGGCATGAAGCTCGCCGAGTTGCGCGACGTCGACGCCGCGCTGCAGCGGATCGCGCGGCGCAGCTACGGCTCCTGCGCGGACTGCGGGCAGCCGATCGAATACGAGCGTCTGCTCGCGCGCCCGACCGCGTTGCGCTGCGCGTCATGCCAGCACGCCCACGAGCGGCAATTCGCGACGCAGCCGAGGTCGTCGCTGTGA